A stretch of the Rosa rugosa chromosome 5, drRosRugo1.1, whole genome shotgun sequence genome encodes the following:
- the LOC133707878 gene encoding uncharacterized protein LOC133707878, translating into MKGGNDQILIGHGFVDGDQGVSNGFGMAEVVIDRLGAFVEIQELHFEIGCTCHRLLGKVTLKTVPNLLGSVIANGLGSWAVIWPVVEGRKRGGAGLDPSMLELAKPNEIVCLGEFDEASSIGRRIGGGGGSHERGEGRIGRQERQRGSR; encoded by the exons ATGAAGGGTGGCAATGACCAAATCCTCATCGGGCACGGGTTTGTTGATGGAGACCAAGGCGTCAGCAATGGATTTGGCATGGCGGAGGTAGTCATCGATAGATTGGGTGCCTTTGTGGAGATCCAAGAGCTGCATTTTGAGATTGGTTGCACTTGCCATAGACTTTTGGGAAAAGTGACGTTGAAGACAGTCCCAAATCTCCTTGGAAGTGTCATAGCCAATG GATTGGGTTCTTGGGCAGTGATTTGGCCAGTAGTGGAGGGTAGAAAACGAGGAGGAGCTGGTTTGGACCCATCAAT GCTTGAGTTGGCGAAGCCAAACGAGATAGTTTGTCTCGGTGAGTTTGATGAAGCTAGCAGTATTGGGAGAAGGATTGGAGGAGGTGGTGGTAGCCATGAGAGAGGGGAAGGAAGGATAGGAAGACAAGAAAGACAGAGAGGATCGAGGTGA